One genomic window of Caldivirga maquilingensis IC-167 includes the following:
- a CDS encoding metallophosphoesterase translates to MINRSNFKELVDKVLDKLSELETLVKVNSNRVVILGDLHGDLDSLEKVINDYPPSDWLYIGLGDYVDRGEYQVETLERVLRLFLQGSMIPLRGNHESYIMNETYGFMDEALPLLGQSLLHTIMHELFPALPYAALLNNRILLLHGGLAKGLETINDILKLSKHDDEPSNPVAFQILWNDPSDEVKGFVDSPRGLGTYLFGPDVTMNFTRRNNIDLIVRGHSYITEGYWRFHNGKVISLFTSSSGPYSLSKPKVMVLSGNELKIIDVKSRKTVDTITLS, encoded by the coding sequence ATGATTAATAGGAGTAATTTTAAGGAGTTGGTGGATAAGGTGTTGGATAAGTTAAGTGAGTTGGAGACATTGGTTAAGGTTAATTCAAATAGGGTGGTTATACTTGGTGACCTGCATGGTGACTTGGATTCATTAGAGAAGGTGATTAATGATTACCCACCCAGTGATTGGCTATACATTGGTTTAGGGGATTACGTGGATAGGGGTGAGTATCAGGTTGAAACACTTGAGAGGGTTCTTAGGTTATTTCTGCAGGGAAGCATGATACCGTTAAGGGGTAATCATGAGTCATACATTATGAATGAAACCTACGGCTTCATGGATGAGGCATTACCATTACTTGGACAAAGCCTACTGCACACCATAATGCACGAGTTATTCCCGGCATTACCCTACGCAGCCTTACTTAACAACAGGATACTGCTACTGCACGGTGGTTTAGCTAAGGGCTTGGAGACTATTAATGATATACTTAAGTTAAGTAAGCATGATGATGAGCCAAGTAACCCGGTGGCATTCCAAATCCTTTGGAATGACCCAAGTGATGAGGTTAAGGGATTCGTGGACAGCCCTAGAGGGCTTGGAACCTACTTATTTGGTCCAGACGTTACAATGAATTTCACTAGGAGAAATAACATAGACCTCATAGTGAGGGGGCATAGTTACATAACTGAGGGTTATTGGAGGTTCCACAATGGTAAGGTTATTTCATTATTCACATCATCCTCAGGCCCCTATAGTTTAAGTAAACCTAAGGTAATGGTCCTTTCAGGGAATGAGCTTAAGATAATTGATGTTAAGAGCCGGAAAACAGTTGACACTATTACTCTTAGTTAA
- a CDS encoding 30S ribosomal protein S8: MVMLDVLSNALMSVKNAESRGDRQVIIWPSSKLIGNVLRVMQRYGYVGEFEYVYDGRGGKYVVQLLGRINDIGAIKPRFHVKVDELQKWEEKYLPARQVGILILTTSKGVVSHLEARENRVGGILVAYVY; the protein is encoded by the coding sequence ATGGTCATGCTTGATGTCTTATCCAACGCCTTAATGAGCGTAAAGAACGCGGAGTCCAGGGGTGATAGGCAGGTTATTATTTGGCCATCTTCGAAGCTAATAGGGAATGTATTAAGGGTCATGCAGAGGTATGGTTATGTTGGTGAGTTTGAGTACGTGTACGATGGGAGAGGTGGGAAGTATGTTGTTCAACTACTGGGTAGGATAAATGATATCGGCGCCATTAAGCCCAGGTTCCATGTTAAGGTTGATGAACTACAGAAGTGGGAGGAGAAGTACCTACCGGCTAGGCAGGTAGGCATATTGATACTAACAACCTCTAAGGGCGTGGTATCTCACCTTGAGGCTAGGGAAAATAGGGTTGGAGGTATTTTAGTGGCTTATGTTTACTGA
- a CDS encoding tRNA intron endonuclease catalytic-like protein has protein sequence MRSAKILRVKSVGDFYIIEDELSRLLLNDKRPLDPDKIDPIELAYLIYIGDFKVYVDGRQVSISDVLHSGDLERFMVYLDLRNRGLYVKPVRDGKIDMLVWDKKKNALSSNPQYMIKILDEGRGIKTTELLELTDYAERNRMKLILALLSSEGTLTYYRAFTIEPTQRDAEWLRVRQVGELKGP, from the coding sequence ATGAGGAGTGCTAAGATTCTTAGGGTTAAGAGTGTGGGGGATTTCTACATCATTGAAGATGAATTATCTAGGTTACTTCTCAATGATAAGAGGCCTCTTGACCCGGATAAAATAGATCCAATAGAATTAGCTTACTTAATATATATTGGCGACTTTAAGGTTTACGTTGATGGGAGGCAAGTCTCAATAAGTGATGTACTTCATTCAGGTGATTTAGAGAGATTCATGGTTTACCTGGATTTGAGGAATAGGGGATTGTACGTTAAGCCGGTTAGGGATGGTAAAATAGATATGCTTGTTTGGGATAAGAAGAAGAATGCCCTCTCATCAAATCCCCAATACATGATTAAGATACTTGATGAGGGTAGGGGAATTAAAACAACGGAATTACTTGAATTAACTGATTACGCTGAAAGGAATAGGATGAAGCTCATATTAGCTCTATTAAGTTCAGAGGGGACGTTAACCTACTATAGGGCGTTTACAATAGAGCCTACTCAAAGGGATGCGGAATGGTTGAGGGTGAGGCAGGTTGGTGAGCTTAAGGGACCTTGA
- the tuf gene encoding translation elongation factor EF-1 subunit alpha, with protein MMSIIKNPTESALKKPHLNLAIIGHVDHGKSTLTGRLLLETGYVDEKAFAELEAEAKKLGKEDFKYAWIMDRLKEERERGVTIEAMHVGFETPKYFFTIIDLPGHRDFVKNMIVGASQADAALLVVSARPGEFESGVGPQGQTREHLFLAWTLGIRNLIVAVNKMDVVNYDQKRYEQIKGELSKILKILRYDVNKVPFIPVSAVRGDNIKVKSSNMPWYNGPVLLEALDAIEPPPRPIDKPLRLPIQDVFSITGAGTVITGRVESGVVKVGDTIVALPPAKVGDVRSIETHHMKLEEAKAGDNVGINVRGFERQDLKRGDVVGHLNNPPTVAEEIVARIAVLEHPTTIGVGYTPVMHVHTATVPTQIIELISRLDPATGQTVEQKPQFIKRGDVAMVRLKPLKPVVVERFSDLPALGRFSLRDMGRTVAAGQIIEIKPAKVEIKR; from the coding sequence TTGATGAGCATAATAAAGAACCCTACTGAGAGTGCATTGAAGAAGCCCCACTTAAACCTAGCTATAATAGGGCATGTGGATCATGGTAAGTCAACATTAACGGGTAGGCTACTGCTTGAAACAGGTTATGTTGATGAGAAGGCATTCGCTGAACTTGAGGCTGAGGCTAAGAAATTAGGTAAGGAGGACTTCAAATACGCCTGGATAATGGATAGGCTTAAGGAGGAGAGGGAGAGAGGTGTCACAATTGAGGCCATGCACGTTGGCTTCGAAACACCTAAATACTTCTTCACAATAATAGACCTACCTGGTCATAGGGACTTCGTAAAGAACATGATAGTTGGTGCAAGCCAGGCTGATGCCGCATTATTAGTTGTTTCAGCAAGGCCAGGTGAGTTTGAGTCTGGTGTTGGTCCACAGGGACAGACAAGGGAGCACTTATTCCTAGCATGGACACTTGGTATAAGGAACCTAATAGTTGCCGTTAATAAGATGGATGTTGTTAACTATGATCAAAAGAGGTATGAGCAGATAAAGGGTGAGTTAAGTAAGATACTTAAGATACTTAGGTATGATGTTAATAAAGTACCCTTCATACCTGTAAGCGCAGTGAGAGGTGATAATATTAAGGTTAAGAGCAGTAACATGCCTTGGTATAATGGTCCAGTCCTACTGGAGGCTCTTGATGCAATTGAACCACCACCAAGGCCAATTGATAAGCCACTTAGGCTACCTATCCAGGACGTATTCTCAATAACAGGTGCTGGTACGGTAATAACCGGTAGAGTTGAGTCAGGTGTGGTTAAGGTTGGTGACACCATAGTAGCGTTACCACCAGCTAAGGTTGGTGACGTGAGGAGTATTGAAACACACCATATGAAGCTTGAGGAGGCTAAGGCAGGTGATAACGTGGGTATTAACGTCAGGGGCTTTGAGAGACAAGACTTAAAGAGAGGTGATGTAGTTGGTCATCTAAACAACCCACCAACAGTTGCCGAGGAGATAGTGGCGAGAATAGCAGTCCTAGAGCACCCAACCACAATAGGCGTTGGGTACACTCCAGTAATGCATGTTCACACAGCCACTGTACCAACCCAAATAATAGAATTAATATCAAGGCTAGACCCAGCCACTGGGCAAACTGTTGAGCAGAAGCCTCAATTCATAAAGAGGGGTGATGTAGCAATGGTTAGGCTTAAGCCACTTAAGCCAGTGGTTGTTGAAAGGTTCTCAGACCTACCTGCCTTAGGCAGGTTCTCGCTTAGAGACATGGGTAGAACCGTGGCGGCTGGGCAAATAATAGAGATTAAACCAGCTAAAGTTGAGATAAAGAGGTAA
- the psmA gene encoding archaeal proteasome endopeptidase complex subunit alpha encodes MFSPQMAGYDRAITIFSPEGELYQVRYAGEAVKRGWATVGLKCSDGVVLAAEKRKLGPLIDLNSIEKVYMIDTHIGAASAGLLSDARILIDYAREQAQVYRLLYDEQADVEYITKRISDLEQAYTQHGGVRPFGIALIIGGVDKNGPRLYQTDPSGIYFGYYATALGSGSTLILEYLEKNYKYEMDINSCIKLTIKSLSLVAESLDADRFEIGVIDAKTKSFRKLTIDELSKLIEEAKNEGLPQRPSA; translated from the coding sequence ATGTTCAGTCCACAGATGGCTGGGTATGATCGGGCTATAACAATATTTAGCCCGGAGGGTGAATTATACCAGGTTAGGTACGCTGGTGAAGCTGTTAAGAGGGGCTGGGCTACAGTTGGCTTAAAGTGCTCTGATGGTGTTGTGCTTGCCGCTGAAAAAAGGAAGCTTGGCCCATTAATAGACCTTAATTCAATAGAGAAGGTATACATGATCGATACCCATATTGGTGCAGCCTCAGCTGGATTACTATCAGATGCCAGAATTCTAATAGATTACGCTAGGGAGCAGGCCCAGGTATATAGGTTACTTTACGATGAGCAGGCTGACGTTGAGTATATAACTAAGAGGATTAGCGACCTTGAGCAAGCCTATACTCAACATGGTGGTGTCAGGCCCTTCGGTATAGCGTTAATAATAGGGGGTGTTGATAAGAATGGTCCTAGGCTTTACCAAACCGACCCAAGTGGAATATACTTCGGCTACTATGCAACAGCATTAGGGAGTGGTTCAACACTTATCCTTGAGTACCTTGAGAAGAACTACAAGTATGAAATGGATATTAACTCCTGCATTAAGTTAACCATTAAGTCATTAAGCCTAGTGGCTGAGAGCCTTGATGCAGATAGGTTTGAGATCGGTGTAATAGATGCTAAGACTAAGTCATTCAGGAAGCTAACCATTGATGAGTTAAGTAAATTAATCGAGGAGGCTAAGAACGAGGGGCTTCCGCAGAGGCCAAGCGCGTAA
- a CDS encoding DUF1512 domain-containing protein, with protein sequence MVHTLTALGILQVFQVTPVSSQSTQQYILYNIILLVLWFGVFPWFYETFQLWRYQSQVSGFLNRLRVSMNNNITQVLDFITSKVNEDKKLIESRIRDLMEMVIIEPTSMEPEGLVRKYKALINSYNDRLEKDVSRLMPSISNSRPIIQNFTNVVDVLRELNFIYKVIDHYYRLAMKYKSYYLLIQLAAILPLLKEEIDALNGSVPAFLKGQPIGDSAGPLTVFRFKNLCSNLEPIGDSIKDTYIASCNFKGRKIYLVKAEGPGGTVGHLDDAIRYIYESINARPRLMITIDAALKLEGEESGSIAEGLGVAMGGIGVEKFNIESIATKYDTPIYAILIKMSMPEALNAMTKPIDEAVNKVVERLGKVIDSYSDPNDEVIIVGVGNTIGVAQ encoded by the coding sequence GTGGTGCATACGTTAACTGCCTTAGGCATACTTCAAGTGTTTCAAGTAACACCAGTGAGTAGCCAGAGTACTCAACAATACATACTATATAATATTATCCTCCTAGTACTTTGGTTCGGGGTCTTCCCATGGTTTTATGAAACGTTCCAACTATGGAGATACCAGTCACAGGTCAGTGGTTTCCTAAATAGGTTAAGGGTCTCAATGAATAACAATATCACGCAGGTACTAGACTTCATAACAAGTAAGGTTAATGAGGATAAGAAGTTAATAGAGAGTAGGATAAGGGATTTAATGGAAATGGTCATAATAGAGCCGACCAGTATGGAGCCTGAGGGTTTAGTTAGGAAGTATAAGGCACTTATAAACTCCTATAATGATAGGCTTGAGAAGGATGTTTCAAGGCTTATGCCTTCCATAAGCAATAGTAGGCCTATTATTCAGAATTTCACCAATGTTGTTGATGTATTAAGGGAGTTGAATTTCATATACAAGGTCATTGATCATTACTATAGGTTAGCTATGAAGTATAAGAGCTACTACTTGCTCATTCAATTAGCTGCAATATTACCATTACTAAAGGAGGAGATTGATGCATTAAACGGCTCAGTGCCAGCTTTCCTAAAGGGGCAACCGATAGGTGATTCAGCAGGGCCATTAACAGTCTTCAGATTCAAAAACCTGTGCAGCAACCTGGAACCAATAGGTGATTCGATTAAGGATACTTACATAGCCTCATGCAACTTTAAGGGTAGGAAAATATACTTAGTTAAGGCTGAGGGGCCAGGTGGAACAGTGGGTCACTTAGATGATGCAATAAGGTACATTTACGAGAGCATTAATGCTAGGCCAAGGTTAATGATAACAATTGATGCCGCCTTAAAACTGGAGGGTGAGGAGAGTGGTTCAATAGCCGAGGGGCTTGGTGTAGCAATGGGTGGTATCGGTGTTGAGAAGTTTAACATAGAGTCAATTGCAACTAAGTACGATACCCCTATTTACGCTATTTTAATAAAGATGAGCATGCCTGAAGCCCTTAATGCCATGACTAAGCCTATTGATGAGGCTGTTAACAAGGTTGTTGAAAGGTTGGGTAAGGTAATTGACTCATACTCCGATCCCAATGATGAAGTCATAATAGTGGGTGTTGGTAATACTATTGGTGTAGCTCAGTGA
- a CDS encoding metal-dependent transcriptional regulator: MAIKVFNDFYGEASLTLVANELGVTPATAHKVIEHLENEHYVVKLSRGIYSLTSNGDEIASKMLAKHRILEVFLGILGFNILEVHVHAHELEHVNDVVIDRIYNMLGRPMTCPHGNPIIGKPEGMRLSKSYPGNVIITSVAESKNVLNFLIQHKLSINDRLAVVRRRKGNVTIEVNGKRIIVDESIASGIIVTEVK; encoded by the coding sequence ATGGCCATTAAGGTGTTTAATGACTTCTATGGTGAAGCATCATTAACATTAGTAGCTAATGAACTCGGCGTAACCCCTGCCACAGCTCATAAGGTAATAGAGCATTTGGAGAATGAGCATTATGTTGTTAAATTAAGCAGAGGCATATACTCATTAACCAGTAATGGTGATGAAATAGCCAGCAAAATGCTTGCTAAGCACAGGATACTTGAAGTATTCTTAGGTATACTGGGCTTCAACATACTTGAAGTTCACGTGCATGCTCATGAATTAGAGCACGTTAATGATGTTGTAATTGACCGCATATACAATATGCTTGGTAGACCCATGACGTGCCCCCATGGAAACCCAATAATCGGTAAGCCAGAGGGAATGAGATTATCCAAGTCATATCCAGGCAACGTAATTATAACCAGTGTAGCTGAATCGAAAAATGTATTGAATTTCCTAATTCAACATAAGTTAAGCATTAATGATAGGCTAGCAGTTGTAAGAAGGAGGAAGGGTAATGTAACCATTGAGGTTAATGGTAAGAGAATCATCGTGGATGAATCCATAGCCTCAGGAATAATAGTGACTGAGGTAAAGTAA
- a CDS encoding glycosyltransferase family 4 protein, whose translation MNVAVTYDTLSRWGGQELVTYAMVKALSESGFTVDVILLFNGGIDSRINDIPARRIVSAFDHDPNLPIRGLSRNIITGIMSLGYDLTINTVYHVMIWPFDIGYLNNPGTYMPPYRLRRRILLEFNRVVLPILGPRLLLANSKWTLNQLPYRPRLSGVLYPPVMPHQCGSVSKEEMVVTVGRIAPDKRIIDAVKIMEAVYANYPKASFYVIGLPYNQEYFRLVKEQAKHVEFILDASEETKWDYLCRAKVLLHTAINEHFGLVAAEAQYAGVVPVVHKSGGLWSDIVGYGEFGLGYLSNNEAVESIIRLLSNGELFNAYSMRVKEHSILFTYEAFKSRLISYVKSLIKP comes from the coding sequence GTGAATGTAGCAGTAACCTATGATACCTTAAGTAGATGGGGTGGACAAGAATTAGTAACATACGCCATGGTTAAGGCTCTTAGTGAAAGTGGGTTCACAGTGGATGTTATCCTACTCTTCAATGGGGGGATAGACAGCAGGATCAATGATATACCAGCCCGAAGGATAGTAAGTGCTTTTGATCATGATCCTAATCTACCCATACGTGGGTTAAGTAGAAACATTATAACAGGAATAATGAGTTTAGGCTATGATTTAACAATAAACACTGTTTACCATGTTATGATTTGGCCATTCGATATAGGTTACTTAAATAACCCAGGAACATACATGCCACCTTATAGGCTTAGGAGGAGAATTCTCCTAGAATTTAATAGAGTAGTATTACCTATCCTAGGGCCTAGGCTACTTCTGGCTAATTCAAAGTGGACTCTTAATCAATTACCCTATAGACCAAGGTTAAGCGGTGTGCTTTATCCCCCAGTAATGCCGCATCAATGCGGTTCAGTGAGTAAAGAGGAAATGGTGGTTACTGTGGGTAGAATAGCCCCTGATAAGAGGATTATAGATGCTGTTAAGATAATGGAGGCAGTCTACGCTAATTACCCTAAGGCCTCATTCTACGTAATTGGACTACCCTACAACCAGGAGTACTTTAGGCTTGTTAAGGAGCAGGCTAAGCATGTTGAATTCATACTTGATGCCAGTGAGGAAACCAAGTGGGATTACTTATGTAGAGCCAAGGTACTACTCCACACTGCTATCAATGAGCATTTCGGTCTTGTTGCAGCTGAGGCCCAGTACGCTGGGGTAGTGCCTGTTGTGCATAAGTCGGGTGGCTTATGGAGTGACATAGTTGGATATGGTGAATTTGGGTTAGGGTACTTAAGCAATAATGAGGCTGTTGAATCAATAATCAGGCTGCTGAGTAATGGGGAGTTATTTAACGCCTACAGTATGAGGGTTAAGGAACATTCAATACTATTCACCTATGAGGCCTTTAAAAGTAGGCTAATAAGCTATGTTAAGTCATTAATTAAACCTTAA
- a CDS encoding aldo/keto reductase, translating to MRYVRFGNSGLQVSQLCLGLWHLPPSRVRDEYGVYKVDEEESVRIIRRAIDLGINFIDTANVYHGTMQGPDYIHAGNAERILGKAIKGYDRESLVIATKVRGRMAPWPNGEGLSRKHIRWQIKESLRRLDTSYVDIYLMHRPDPSTPIEETLDTLKDLVSQGLVNYVGESYFHPEDIEYIVNYSRQIHLPFIAMQEPYNLIERDIEKDKIPLASKYGLGIMAYIPLAQGVLTGKYLNGIPEMSRAGYVDEIRWRYLTPETLKAMREFHELAMELGVTDAQLALAWILRKSEEMGVTVIPIIGATSVTQLEDDVGSINVKLSGDVMKRLDEISKMAKVNWEVKYERVVKLTQ from the coding sequence ATGAGGTATGTTAGGTTCGGTAATAGTGGACTACAGGTTTCGCAGTTATGTCTTGGTTTGTGGCATCTTCCTCCTTCTAGGGTTAGGGATGAGTATGGTGTTTATAAGGTTGATGAGGAGGAGTCTGTTAGGATAATTAGGAGGGCTATTGACCTGGGTATTAACTTCATTGATACAGCCAACGTATACCATGGAACAATGCAAGGGCCGGATTACATCCACGCCGGTAATGCTGAGAGGATACTAGGCAAGGCAATAAAAGGTTATGATAGAGAATCACTAGTCATAGCAACAAAAGTTAGGGGAAGGATGGCTCCTTGGCCTAATGGTGAGGGTTTATCTAGGAAGCACATTAGGTGGCAGATTAAGGAGTCGTTAAGGAGATTGGATACTAGTTACGTGGACATATACTTAATGCATAGGCCTGATCCATCTACACCAATCGAGGAAACCTTAGATACCTTAAAGGACTTGGTTAGTCAAGGTCTTGTTAATTATGTTGGTGAAAGCTACTTCCACCCTGAGGATATAGAGTATATTGTTAATTACTCAAGGCAAATTCACCTACCATTCATAGCAATGCAGGAGCCGTATAACCTCATTGAGAGGGATATTGAGAAGGATAAGATTCCATTAGCTAGTAAATATGGCTTAGGCATAATGGCCTACATTCCCTTAGCCCAAGGTGTATTAACTGGAAAGTACCTTAATGGTATACCTGAAATGTCTAGGGCAGGTTACGTTGATGAGATACGGTGGAGGTATTTAACCCCAGAGACATTGAAGGCTATGAGGGAGTTCCATGAATTGGCGATGGAATTAGGGGTTACTGATGCTCAATTAGCGTTGGCTTGGATTTTAAGGAAGTCGGAGGAAATGGGGGTTACTGTAATTCCAATAATAGGTGCCACAAGCGTAACTCAACTTGAAGACGATGTAGGGAGTATTAATGTTAAGTTAAGTGGCGATGTGATGAAGAGATTGGATGAGATTTCTAAAATGGCTAAGGTTAATTGGGAGGTTAAGTATGAGAGAGTAGTGAAACTAACTCAATGA